From Mycobacterium lacus, one genomic window encodes:
- the pcaG gene encoding protocatechuate 3,4-dioxygenase subunit alpha, producing MAELACTPEQTVGPFFGLGMAYPRDSELVGDAYPGAIRLHGMVYDGAGVGVPDALIELWQPDTAGRISRAVGSLRRDGWTFTGWGRAATDADGHYGFTTVIPGAVSAGRPPFFAITVFARGLLRGLFTRAYLPDGDLAADPLLSTVDPGRRDSLVCIAESASGRLRYRFDIHLQGPNETVFLAYEDDQR from the coding sequence ATGGCTGAATTGGCCTGCACCCCGGAGCAAACCGTCGGACCCTTCTTCGGCCTCGGGATGGCGTATCCACGCGACAGCGAATTGGTCGGGGATGCGTATCCGGGGGCCATCCGGTTACACGGCATGGTTTACGACGGCGCCGGCGTCGGCGTCCCCGATGCCCTGATCGAACTCTGGCAGCCCGACACCGCGGGTCGGATCTCCCGGGCGGTCGGCTCGCTGCGGCGGGACGGTTGGACTTTTACCGGATGGGGTCGAGCGGCGACCGACGCGGACGGCCACTACGGATTCACCACCGTGATACCAGGTGCAGTGAGCGCAGGCCGACCGCCGTTCTTTGCGATCACAGTCTTCGCGCGGGGGCTCCTGCGTGGCCTGTTCACGCGCGCCTACCTGCCCGATGGTGACCTTGCCGCCGATCCGCTGTTGTCCACCGTCGACCCCGGGCGACGGGACAGCTTGGTGTGTATCGCCGAAAGTGCTTCGGGCCGATTACGATACCGCTTCGACATTCACCTGCAGGGCCCGAACGAGACGGTGTTCCTGGCGTACGAGGACGATCAGCGGTGA
- a CDS encoding WS/DGAT/MGAT family O-acyltransferase: protein MVDSVEPGGLSDELGPVDYLMHRGEANPRTRSGIMALELLDITPDWDRFRTRFENASRRVLRLRQKVVVPTLPTAAPRWVVDPDFNLDFHVRRVRVSEPGTLRQVFDLAEVMLQSPMDISRPLWTATLVEGLADGKAATLLHVSHAVTDGVGGVEMFAQIYDLERDPPPKPTPPQPIPQDLSPNELMRQGINHLPIAFVGGVLGALSGVVSAAGRAVLDPASTVSGIVGYALSGIRVMNRAAEPSPLLRRRSLTSRTEAIDIPLSDLHKAAKAGGGSINDAYLAGLCGALRRYHEALGVPISTLPMAVPVNLRADDDATGGNRFTGVNLAAPVGTVDPAARMRKIRAQMTQRRDEPAMNIIGSIAPVLSILPTAVLEGITGSVIGSDVQASNVPVYPGDTFIAGAKILRQYGIGPLPGVAMMVVLISRGGWCTITVRYDRASVRDDELFARCLLEGFDEILALAGDPAPRAVPASFTAEPADSASRSASGS, encoded by the coding sequence ATGGTTGACTCCGTCGAACCCGGCGGGTTGTCCGACGAGCTTGGACCCGTCGACTACCTGATGCATCGAGGCGAGGCCAATCCGCGGACTCGTTCGGGGATCATGGCGCTGGAACTCCTCGACATCACGCCGGACTGGGACCGCTTCCGCACCCGGTTCGAAAACGCCTCCCGGCGAGTGTTGCGGCTGCGGCAAAAGGTCGTCGTGCCGACCCTGCCGACGGCGGCACCGCGCTGGGTGGTGGATCCCGATTTCAATCTGGACTTCCATGTGCGTCGGGTCCGCGTGTCCGAACCCGGCACGCTACGCCAGGTGTTCGATCTCGCGGAGGTGATGCTGCAGTCACCGATGGACATCTCGCGGCCGCTGTGGACGGCCACCCTGGTCGAGGGTCTTGCCGACGGCAAGGCCGCGACGCTGTTGCACGTCAGTCACGCGGTCACCGACGGCGTCGGCGGCGTCGAGATGTTCGCGCAGATCTATGACTTGGAGCGGGACCCACCGCCCAAGCCGACGCCCCCGCAACCCATTCCGCAGGATCTGTCCCCCAACGAATTGATGCGGCAGGGCATCAACCATCTACCCATCGCGTTTGTCGGTGGGGTCCTGGGCGCCTTATCCGGGGTGGTATCAGCGGCGGGGCGGGCGGTTCTGGACCCCGCGTCCACGGTTTCGGGGATCGTGGGTTACGCCCTTTCGGGGATCCGGGTGATGAACCGGGCCGCCGAGCCGTCGCCGCTGCTGCGCCGGCGCAGCCTGACCAGCCGCACCGAGGCAATCGACATCCCGCTCTCCGACCTGCACAAGGCCGCAAAGGCCGGTGGCGGGTCGATCAACGACGCCTACCTCGCCGGGCTGTGCGGCGCCTTGCGGCGCTACCACGAGGCCCTCGGTGTGCCGATCAGCACGCTGCCGATGGCGGTGCCGGTGAACCTGCGGGCCGACGACGACGCGACCGGTGGCAATCGATTCACCGGCGTCAACCTGGCCGCGCCGGTGGGCACCGTCGATCCCGCGGCCCGGATGAGGAAGATCCGTGCCCAGATGACGCAGCGCCGCGATGAGCCCGCGATGAACATCATCGGGTCCATCGCGCCGGTGCTGAGCATATTGCCGACAGCCGTGCTCGAAGGGATCACCGGTTCGGTGATCGGCTCCGATGTGCAGGCCAGCAATGTCCCGGTCTACCCGGGAGACACCTTCATCGCCGGCGCAAAAATATTGCGGCAGTACGGCATTGGTCCGTTGCCTGGTGTGGCGATGATGGTGGTGCTGATTTCCCGCGGCGGGTGGTGCACCATCACCGTGCGTTACGACAGGGCGTCCGTGCGAGACGACGAGTTGTTCGCCCGATGCCTGCTGGAGGGTTTCGACGAAATCCTCGCGCTGGCCGGCGATCCGGCACCACGTGCGGTGCCGGCGTCGTTCACCGCTGAGCCGGCCGATTCGGCGTCCCGATCGGCGTCGGGCTCATGA
- the pcaH gene encoding protocatechuate 3,4-dioxygenase subunit beta yields the protein MEAAVDGVASQGEITAEIAAIAADYRRLGGGETQPRLDYPPYRSSALRHPKFRPLAVDPEEVERWAPCFGHQDVDPLDADLTAGHPGEPIGERIIVTGRVLDESGRPVAGQLVEIWQANASGRYRHECDLHPAPLDPNFIGAGRCLTGPDGTYRFMTVKPGPYPWSNHHNAWRPAHIHFSVFGTAFTQRLVTQMYFPGDPLFGLDPIFQSIVDPVARQRLIAAYDHDLTQPEYATGYRWDIVVSGSDRTWTEGVRNG from the coding sequence GTGGAGGCCGCAGTGGACGGTGTCGCGTCGCAAGGCGAGATCACGGCGGAGATTGCCGCGATCGCGGCCGACTACCGGCGCTTGGGCGGCGGGGAAACCCAGCCGCGCCTCGACTACCCGCCGTATCGCAGCAGCGCCCTGCGTCATCCCAAGTTTCGGCCGCTGGCCGTTGATCCCGAGGAGGTCGAACGCTGGGCGCCGTGCTTCGGCCATCAGGACGTCGACCCCCTCGACGCTGATCTGACTGCCGGCCATCCGGGCGAGCCGATCGGGGAGCGCATCATCGTCACCGGGCGGGTGCTCGACGAATCCGGCCGGCCGGTGGCGGGCCAGCTGGTCGAGATCTGGCAAGCCAACGCCAGCGGCCGCTACCGCCACGAGTGCGACCTGCACCCGGCGCCGCTCGACCCGAACTTCATCGGCGCCGGCCGTTGTTTGACCGGGCCGGACGGGACATACCGCTTCATGACGGTCAAGCCCGGCCCGTACCCGTGGAGCAATCATCACAATGCCTGGCGGCCGGCTCACATTCACTTCTCGGTCTTTGGAACCGCTTTCACGCAACGCCTGGTCACCCAGATGTACTTTCCCGGCGATCCCTTGTTCGGATTGGATCCCATCTTCCAATCGATCGTGGATCCCGTTGCGCGCCAACGGCTGATCGCCGCCTACGACCACGACCTCACCCAGCCCGAATACGCGACCGGCTATCGGTGGGACATCGTGGTCTCCGGCAGTGACCGAACCTGGACCGAGGGGGTTCGGAATGGCTGA
- the lipQ gene encoding esterase LipQ, whose protein sequence is MCVTDVTARCSRAGAHALRQGARLAADARDTCRACALLLRGSPFAVSWLAGWLSTEFPLHVVTGHALSRMTPSAIGRVATTWAAQRADQALTAALEESFGPKFRDLVYHPTGGPSGDPSGGARRGGLLPSGPHRRYAAHTSDISYGPGGRDNLLDIWRRPDQAPGCRAPVLIQVPGGAWSVNGKRPQAYTLMSRMVELGWICVSINYSKSPRCTFPAHIIDVKRAIAWVRENIADYGGDPDFIAITGGSAGAHLASLAALTPNDPKFQPGFEDADTTVQAVAPYYGVYDFTDFENMHEMMLPFLEHFVMKARYSEAPERFTAASPISYVRADAPPFFVLHGDKDPMAPSAQARVFCAALRKAGASTVAYAELANAHHAFDIAPTARSRLVAGAVSDFLGVVYGRCPGSRMDPLALSASPAS, encoded by the coding sequence ATGTGTGTGACCGATGTGACTGCGCGGTGCTCGCGGGCCGGCGCCCATGCGCTGCGGCAAGGAGCGCGGCTGGCGGCCGACGCGAGAGATACCTGCCGGGCCTGCGCCCTGCTGCTGCGGGGCTCGCCGTTTGCGGTCAGTTGGCTTGCCGGCTGGCTATCCACAGAGTTTCCGCTGCACGTCGTGACCGGGCATGCGTTGTCCCGGATGACACCGTCGGCGATCGGCCGGGTTGCCACCACCTGGGCGGCCCAACGAGCCGACCAGGCTCTCACCGCTGCGCTCGAAGAGTCCTTCGGGCCCAAATTCCGCGATCTGGTGTATCACCCGACCGGCGGTCCGTCCGGGGATCCCTCCGGGGGTGCGCGCCGCGGCGGGCTGTTGCCGTCCGGGCCCCACCGTCGGTACGCGGCGCACACCTCCGACATCTCCTATGGCCCGGGTGGCCGTGACAATCTGCTCGACATCTGGCGGCGTCCCGACCAGGCGCCAGGCTGCCGGGCGCCGGTGCTCATACAGGTCCCGGGAGGGGCGTGGTCCGTCAACGGCAAACGCCCTCAGGCCTACACGTTGATGAGCCGGATGGTCGAACTCGGCTGGATCTGCGTCTCGATCAACTACAGCAAGAGCCCGCGCTGCACGTTCCCGGCGCACATCATCGACGTCAAGAGGGCGATCGCCTGGGTCCGCGAGAACATCGCCGACTACGGTGGCGACCCCGATTTCATCGCCATCACCGGCGGGTCGGCGGGCGCGCACCTGGCCTCCCTGGCCGCGCTCACCCCCAACGATCCGAAGTTTCAGCCCGGATTCGAAGACGCCGACACGACGGTGCAGGCGGTTGCTCCGTACTACGGCGTCTACGACTTCACCGACTTCGAGAACATGCATGAAATGATGCTGCCGTTCCTCGAGCACTTTGTGATGAAGGCCCGCTACTCTGAGGCGCCCGAGCGATTCACGGCGGCCTCGCCGATTTCGTACGTGCGCGCCGATGCGCCGCCGTTCTTCGTGTTGCACGGCGACAAGGACCCGATGGCGCCGAGCGCGCAAGCGCGGGTCTTCTGCGCCGCGCTTCGAAAGGCGGGGGCCTCGACGGTGGCGTATGCCGAGCTGGCCAACGCTCACCACGCCTTCGACATCGCTCCCACCGCCCGATCTCGGCTAGTCGCCGGTGCCGTCTCGGACTTTCTGGGTGTGGTCTACGGGCGGTGCCCCGGCTCGCGAATGGATCCGTTGGCGCTGTCGGCATCGCCGGCCAGCTGA
- a CDS encoding Rieske 2Fe-2S domain-containing protein: MIPAHIYNDKKLFALEKERLFSRAWMFVAHESEIPQEGDYVVRRVLDDSFIIARDSHGDVRAMFNMCLHRGMQVCRVEMGNASNFRCPYHGWSYRNDGRLTGLPFHRDAYGGEEGFAKSGQTLLPAPNLASYNGLLFISMDPAAQPLADFLGDFGFYLDFYTKQSARGLQLRGPQRWRIKANWKIGAENFAGDMYHTPHTHASIVDIGLFREPKAQKRKDGATYWADRGGGTTYKLPPGSFEERMRYVGYPDDMISRIKELWTPRQRRVVGEDGFMISAATCFPNLSFVHNWPKLPGTNEVVPFISIRQWQPVSEHETEVCSWFAVDAAAPEEFQQNSYRAYLMCFGSTGMFEQDDVENWVSLTTTAGGSMARRLLLNSRMGLLADDRPVVEALPPESFHGPGRAQVGYNEYNQRELLKLWAAHLERPLAVSA, from the coding sequence ATGATCCCTGCCCACATCTACAACGACAAGAAGCTGTTCGCGCTGGAGAAGGAGCGGCTGTTCAGCCGGGCCTGGATGTTCGTGGCCCACGAGTCCGAGATCCCGCAGGAGGGCGACTACGTGGTGCGCCGGGTGCTCGACGACTCGTTCATCATCGCCCGCGATTCCCATGGCGATGTGCGCGCCATGTTTAACATGTGCCTGCACCGTGGGATGCAGGTATGCCGCGTGGAGATGGGCAACGCGTCCAATTTCCGCTGCCCATACCACGGCTGGTCCTACCGCAACGACGGCCGGCTCACCGGCCTGCCGTTCCACCGTGACGCGTACGGCGGGGAGGAGGGGTTCGCGAAGAGCGGCCAGACCTTGCTGCCCGCGCCGAACCTGGCGTCCTACAACGGTCTGCTGTTCATCAGCATGGACCCAGCCGCCCAGCCGCTCGCGGACTTCCTGGGCGACTTCGGGTTCTATCTGGACTTCTACACCAAACAGAGCGCCCGGGGCCTGCAACTGCGTGGACCGCAGCGCTGGCGGATCAAGGCGAACTGGAAGATCGGCGCCGAGAATTTCGCCGGCGACATGTACCACACGCCGCACACGCACGCGTCGATCGTCGACATCGGCCTGTTCCGCGAGCCCAAGGCGCAAAAGCGCAAAGACGGCGCCACCTACTGGGCGGACCGTGGCGGCGGAACCACCTACAAGCTGCCGCCGGGCAGCTTCGAGGAACGCATGCGCTACGTCGGCTACCCCGACGACATGATCAGCCGGATCAAAGAACTCTGGACCCCGCGGCAGCGGCGAGTGGTCGGCGAGGACGGGTTCATGATCTCGGCCGCCACCTGCTTCCCTAACCTGAGTTTCGTGCACAACTGGCCAAAGCTCCCCGGCACCAACGAAGTGGTGCCCTTCATCTCGATCCGGCAGTGGCAGCCCGTCAGCGAGCACGAAACCGAGGTGTGTTCGTGGTTCGCGGTCGACGCCGCCGCACCCGAGGAATTCCAGCAGAACTCCTACCGGGCCTACCTGATGTGCTTCGGGTCGACCGGCATGTTCGAGCAGGACGACGTGGAGAATTGGGTGTCGCTGACCACCACCGCGGGCGGCTCGATGGCACGGCGGCTGCTGCTGAACAGCCGGATGGGCCTGCTCGCCGACGACCGTCCCGTGGTCGAGGCGCTGCCGCCCGAGTCCTTCCACGGGCCGGGACGGGCGCAGGTTGGCTACAACGAGTACAACCAGCGCGAGTTGCTCAAGTTGTGGGCCGCCCATCTGGAGCGGCCCTTGGCGGTCTCGGCATGA
- a CDS encoding cutinase family protein: MNARHFTRLLGVAVATTCATLSAPIAPVPASAAPCPDVEVTFARGTNEAPGVGGVGQEFIDSLRSRVGGRSIGVYPVNYPATEDLAPSASAGASDASAHVQSMVANCPSTKLVLGGYSQGAGVIDLITIARASVAGFNAATLSADEAEHVAAVAVFGNPTTRFLGGPISEISPWYGAKAIDLCAPGDPVCSPGGLALPTHDELFSPEHLSYLHSGMPSQAAAFVASQL, translated from the coding sequence GTGAACGCACGCCATTTCACTCGTTTGCTGGGTGTCGCGGTGGCGACGACCTGCGCGACGCTAAGCGCACCGATCGCCCCTGTCCCCGCCTCCGCTGCTCCCTGCCCCGACGTCGAGGTGACATTCGCCCGCGGCACCAACGAGGCACCTGGTGTTGGTGGGGTCGGACAGGAATTTATCGATTCACTGCGCTCGCGGGTTGGGGGTCGGTCCATCGGGGTGTATCCGGTCAACTACCCCGCCACCGAGGATTTGGCTCCGTCTGCATCCGCCGGTGCCAGCGATGCGAGCGCTCACGTTCAGTCGATGGTTGCGAACTGTCCCAGTACCAAACTTGTACTCGGTGGATATTCGCAGGGCGCGGGGGTGATAGATCTGATCACCATCGCCCGAGCATCCGTTGCGGGCTTCAACGCCGCGACGCTATCGGCGGACGAGGCCGAGCATGTCGCTGCGGTCGCCGTCTTCGGGAATCCGACGACCAGATTCCTCGGGGGGCCGATAAGCGAGATCAGCCCGTGGTATGGGGCGAAGGCCATTGACTTATGTGCGCCCGGCGATCCGGTGTGCTCTCCCGGGGGGCTGGCGCTGCCGACGCATGACGAGCTGTTTTCCCCGGAGCACCTATCCTATTTGCACTCCGGGATGCCCAGTCAGGCGGCGGCTTTCGTGGCGAGCCAGCTCTAA
- a CDS encoding transposase, protein MLFRAGRIGGQGKWQHDAGTSRSRWWCRGRWAKLCPRTIESGPVTRAGKTGKANPHLKGALGEAATAAAKTNTVLGQRYRRLVKRRGKLKALVAVTRSILVIVWHLLVNPATRFHDLAPDYYTDRIVTQRRLRNYLAQRAAMGYRVTIEPAALRRVASRRPLTLVIFRSVRTPRDWPGHDAIAPSRP, encoded by the coding sequence ATGCTGTTCAGGGCAGGGAGGATTGGAGGGCAAGGAAAGTGGCAGCACGACGCAGGCACAAGCAGAAGCCGGTGGTGGTGTCGGGGCCGGTGGGCCAAGCTGTGCCCGCGCACCATCGAGTCCGGGCCCGTTACCCGCGCCGGCAAGACCGGCAAGGCAAACCCGCATCTGAAAGGTGCGCTCGGCGAGGCCGCGACCGCGGCCGCCAAAACCAACACCGTCCTCGGCCAACGCTACCGGCGCCTAGTCAAACGCCGCGGCAAACTCAAAGCCCTCGTCGCGGTCACCCGCTCCATCCTGGTCATCGTCTGGCACCTGCTGGTCAACCCGGCCACCCGCTTCCATGACCTCGCCCCCGACTACTACACCGACCGCATCGTCACCCAACGACGACTACGCAACTACCTCGCACAACGTGCCGCCATGGGCTACCGGGTCACCATCGAGCCCGCTGCACTCCGCCGGGTCGCTTCGCGGCGCCCACTCACCTTGGTCATTTTCCGGTCAGTCAGGACGCCGCGCGATTGGCCAGGGCACGACGCGATAGCGCCTAGCCGACCATAG
- a CDS encoding class I SAM-dependent methyltransferase, with the protein MPRDYVYDQGFSEERTRLGGIESLWDPGTRTLLDELGIGGAEKPWHCLEVGAGGGSLLQWMTGRGATVVAIDIDTRFIEPLASDTIEIRRVDIRSDELPRQEFDLVHARLVLEHLAERRQILDRLITTLRPGGWIVIEDYDWTAFGFEGGDARLDRVTEAIIRFMQRAGFEPHYGRHVVADMAAAGLIDVRGEGRARVIDSRSPGFDFFRLSFESLREAVVREGLISAEDAAAASARFGEDIRVFTPIMMAGIGHR; encoded by the coding sequence ATGCCCCGTGACTACGTCTATGACCAAGGCTTCTCCGAGGAGCGAACCCGACTGGGTGGCATCGAGAGTTTGTGGGACCCGGGCACTCGAACGCTCCTCGACGAGCTCGGCATCGGCGGGGCCGAAAAGCCCTGGCACTGCCTGGAAGTCGGTGCGGGCGGCGGCTCATTGCTGCAATGGATGACCGGCCGCGGCGCCACGGTGGTGGCGATCGACATCGACACGCGTTTCATCGAACCGCTGGCCAGCGACACGATCGAAATCCGGCGCGTCGACATACGAAGCGACGAGCTGCCGCGGCAAGAGTTCGACCTGGTTCATGCCAGGCTGGTGCTCGAGCACCTGGCCGAGCGCCGGCAGATCCTCGACCGCCTGATCACGACGTTGCGCCCCGGCGGGTGGATAGTGATCGAGGACTACGACTGGACCGCCTTCGGGTTCGAAGGTGGTGACGCTCGGCTCGACCGGGTGACCGAGGCGATCATCCGCTTCATGCAGCGCGCCGGCTTCGAGCCTCACTACGGCCGTCACGTCGTCGCCGACATGGCTGCCGCCGGGCTGATCGACGTGCGCGGCGAGGGCCGCGCCCGGGTGATCGACTCCCGTTCACCGGGTTTCGACTTCTTCAGGCTCTCGTTCGAGAGCCTGCGGGAAGCCGTGGTCCGAGAGGGCCTGATCTCGGCCGAGGACGCCGCGGCGGCGTCCGCCCGGTTCGGGGAGGACATCCGGGTCTTCACGCCAATCATGATGGCCGGAATCGGCCACCGTTAG
- a CDS encoding 3-phenylpropionate/cinnamic acid dioxygenase subunit beta: MKNPLLFNDIRHLQAHQFLVDEAYLLDAQLYGTWLDTLTDDIRYVMPVRVTTARGAGFDTSPGMAHFDEDKYSLSQRVARFATEHAWTEDPPSRLRHFVTNVRTFEGEDDNHLIVESAELLFRSRGDVNEGILLSCGREDLLRSCDGRWKLARRTIIADEAVLRMQNLAVFL, from the coding sequence ATGAAAAACCCCTTGCTGTTCAACGACATTCGTCATCTCCAGGCGCATCAGTTCCTGGTGGACGAGGCCTACCTGTTGGATGCCCAGCTGTATGGGACGTGGCTGGACACGCTGACCGACGACATTCGCTATGTGATGCCGGTCCGCGTCACGACCGCACGCGGCGCCGGGTTCGACACGTCACCGGGGATGGCCCATTTCGACGAGGACAAGTACTCGCTGAGCCAGCGGGTCGCGCGTTTCGCCACCGAGCACGCCTGGACCGAAGATCCGCCATCGCGGCTGCGCCACTTCGTCACCAACGTGCGCACGTTTGAGGGCGAGGACGACAACCACCTGATCGTCGAATCGGCCGAGCTGCTGTTCCGCAGCCGCGGCGACGTCAACGAGGGCATATTGCTGTCCTGCGGCCGCGAGGACCTATTACGCTCGTGTGACGGTCGATGGAAACTGGCCCGCCGCACGATCATTGCCGACGAGGCGGTGCTGCGGATGCAGAACCTGGCGGTGTTCCTATGA
- a CDS encoding enoyl-CoA hydratase, producing MVQSDLVLFSITNRVAVITVNDPDRRNAVTDEMSTRLRAAVERAEADPGVHAVVITGAGKAFCAGADLSALGAGAGGEAEPGLIRLYDGFMAVGNCSLPTIAAVNGAAVGAGLNLALAADVRIAGPAALFDARFQRLGLHPGGGATWMLHRAVGPQVARAALLFGMSFDAESAVRHGLALCVADDPVGAAVQLAAGPAAAPREVVLATKATMRATANPGSLDNEHHELAKRLELGPQAKSIQSPEFAARLARARRR from the coding sequence ATGGTCCAGTCCGACCTTGTCCTGTTCAGCATCACCAATCGCGTCGCGGTCATCACCGTCAACGATCCCGATCGACGAAACGCCGTCACCGACGAGATGTCGACACGGCTGCGCGCCGCGGTGGAACGGGCCGAAGCCGACCCCGGCGTGCACGCCGTCGTGATCACCGGAGCAGGCAAAGCATTCTGCGCCGGTGCCGACCTGAGCGCCCTGGGCGCCGGCGCGGGCGGCGAGGCGGAACCGGGACTGATACGGCTCTATGACGGATTCATGGCCGTCGGCAATTGCAGCCTGCCCACGATTGCCGCGGTCAACGGCGCGGCCGTCGGCGCCGGACTGAACCTCGCGCTGGCCGCAGACGTACGCATCGCCGGCCCCGCCGCGCTGTTCGACGCCCGCTTCCAGAGGCTCGGATTGCACCCGGGAGGGGGTGCGACCTGGATGCTGCACCGAGCGGTGGGACCACAAGTCGCCCGCGCGGCCTTGTTGTTCGGGATGAGCTTCGACGCCGAATCCGCTGTGCGGCACGGCTTGGCGCTTTGTGTTGCCGACGACCCCGTCGGTGCGGCGGTGCAGCTGGCCGCCGGACCCGCGGCCGCGCCGCGCGAGGTGGTGCTGGCAACCAAGGCCACGATGCGCGCCACCGCAAACCCGGGGTCGCTCGACAACGAGCACCACGAACTCGCCAAGCGCTTAGAGCTTGGGCCGCAGGCGAAATCGATCCAGTCACCGGAGTTCGCCGCGCGATTGGCCAGGGCACGACGCAGATAG
- a CDS encoding hemerythrin domain-containing protein: MNAYDVLKEHHVVIKGLGRKVSEAPVNSEERHALFDEMLIELDIHFRIEDDLYYPALSAASKLIAIAHADHRQVVDQLGELLRTPQSAPGYEDEWNLFKSVLEAHADEEERDLIPAPAPVQITDAELEELGNKMAALIEQLRGSALYQLRTKGKAALLKAV, from the coding sequence GTGAACGCCTACGACGTGCTCAAGGAGCATCACGTTGTGATCAAGGGGCTCGGCCGCAAGGTCAGCGAGGCGCCGGTGAACAGCGAAGAGCGCCATGCCCTTTTCGACGAGATGCTGATCGAGCTGGACATTCACTTCCGCATCGAAGACGACCTGTACTACCCGGCCCTATCGGCGGCCAGCAAACTGATCGCGATCGCCCATGCCGACCATCGCCAGGTGGTCGACCAACTTGGCGAGCTGCTTCGCACCCCGCAGTCCGCGCCCGGTTACGAGGACGAGTGGAACCTGTTCAAGAGCGTGCTGGAGGCGCACGCCGATGAAGAGGAACGCGACCTGATTCCCGCTCCCGCCCCGGTGCAGATCACCGACGCGGAACTCGAAGAATTGGGTAACAAGATGGCCGCCCTTATCGAGCAGTTGCGCGGCTCCGCCCTGTACCAGCTTCGTACGAAGGGCAAGGCAGCGCTGCTGAAGGCCGTCTAG
- a CDS encoding lyase family protein, with product MTNLLWPGDQRAGEHMTDQALLRSMVAVESAWLGALAAAGLAPLDCAGADLWRLVGHNDREHLAVSAEDGGNPVIGLVALLRRRAVPAVAPWIHRGLTSQDVVDTSLMLGVRGVVDHLISLLVEQISVLSALAAAHRATPMVARTLTQHAAPTTFGAKVAGWLNGVVDAHRQLTELVTPAQIGGAVGTRSATTELATLLTGATDPAAVADRVARSAATTLGLDTRSPWHTTRTPVTAAADAFVGCTDCWGRIASDIVILVRPEIGELSEPAAENRGGSSSMPHKRNPVLSILIRRAAISAPQLAATLHTAAALANDERPDGAWHAEWDTLRKLARWTIVAGSQCGELLAGLRVHAEQMAKNLSATAVLGEQRAIADLVGKEPSATYFGAVDRLIDETLQRAARVLNARS from the coding sequence GTGACCAACCTGCTGTGGCCCGGGGACCAGCGGGCCGGCGAGCACATGACGGACCAGGCGCTGCTGCGATCGATGGTCGCGGTGGAATCCGCCTGGTTGGGCGCCCTGGCAGCCGCCGGCCTGGCGCCGCTCGACTGTGCCGGCGCTGACCTGTGGCGCCTAGTGGGTCACAACGACCGCGAGCACCTCGCGGTCAGCGCCGAGGACGGCGGCAACCCGGTCATCGGCCTGGTCGCACTGCTGCGCCGGCGAGCCGTCCCGGCGGTCGCCCCGTGGATCCACCGGGGCCTCACCAGCCAGGACGTTGTCGACACCAGCCTGATGCTTGGGGTGCGCGGCGTGGTCGATCACCTGATATCGCTTCTTGTGGAACAGATTTCAGTACTGTCGGCGCTCGCGGCCGCGCACCGGGCCACGCCGATGGTGGCCCGAACCCTGACCCAGCACGCGGCACCCACCACATTCGGTGCCAAGGTCGCCGGCTGGTTGAACGGTGTCGTCGACGCCCACCGGCAGCTGACCGAGCTCGTCACGCCGGCGCAGATCGGCGGTGCCGTCGGAACGCGGTCGGCCACCACAGAATTGGCGACCTTGCTCACCGGGGCGACGGACCCGGCAGCGGTCGCGGATCGCGTGGCACGCAGCGCCGCAACCACTTTGGGTTTGGACACCCGCTCACCATGGCACACCACACGGACGCCGGTCACCGCGGCCGCGGACGCCTTCGTCGGGTGTACCGATTGCTGGGGCCGCATCGCCTCGGATATCGTCATCCTGGTTCGCCCGGAGATCGGCGAACTAAGCGAGCCCGCCGCCGAAAATCGCGGCGGATCGTCGTCGATGCCCCACAAGCGCAACCCGGTGTTGTCCATCTTGATTCGACGTGCCGCCATTTCGGCGCCGCAATTGGCGGCGACGTTGCACACCGCGGCCGCGCTGGCCAACGACGAACGACCCGACGGCGCATGGCATGCCGAATGGGACACCCTGCGGAAGCTGGCCCGGTGGACCATTGTGGCGGGTTCGCAGTGCGGCGAGCTGCTGGCTGGACTAAGGGTTCACGCCGAGCAGATGGCAAAGAATCTCAGTGCGACAGCTGTGCTCGGTGAACAGCGCGCCATCGCCGACCTGGTGGGCAAGGAGCCGTCGGCAACCTATTTCGGTGCGGTCGACAGGTTGATCGACGAAACCCTGCAGCGGGCCGCGCGGGTTCTCAATGCTCGTTCGTGA